A window of Thermoleophilia bacterium genomic DNA:
AGCCATCCAACCACACTGCCTTTGTTCCACGGGTGGCAAGGGCGAAGCTCGAGGACCATCTTTCCTCTTCTTAAGCATAGGCTGCTTGCACCGCGGACTGCGTCCTGTACGGCCTTCTCTACGAGAGCGCGCGCCTCGTCACTCGCTAGGCGATGGTGGACTGAAAGGGAAGTCTGCTTTAGTTCCAGTATGACACCCTCTAGCCCGTGCAGCTCTTGCCTGAGCTCTTGCGCGAAGTGCATGAGCTCATCACTGTTGCGAGCATCAATCTTGAGTTCTATTCCGGAGCCCTTTGGGCCCTCGAGACGGTGGCCGTGGTCACCTGCGTAATAGATGTTTGGAACTCTGAGATGTTTTCGGAGGTTCGGAAGGTCCCGGCCAGACACAACGCACACCGGATACCGGGCGCCAAGAGCACGCAGGGTGTTGTCGGTTGCTGTTGAGACACTGACCATTTCTGGATGGGACACGATCGGGGTTAGCGTGCCGTCGAAATCCAGAAAAAAGGCGGGCAAACGGTGGCCAAGCGTTACCTGTATTTCAGAAAACCGGGCCAGGGCAGAAGGGGGCAGGTGAGAGGGAGTTGCCTCGGGTGACTTTAGCTCAACTGGGCTTCCGGATAGGTCTGTACGTTGCTGGTCGTGGTTTGTCATTTTGAAGTCTTTCACCCCAAATTGTTCCTATTGCTCTTGGATCAGGTATGATGGTATAGCATCGGCAGGAAGCTTTCCCCGCGGCGCTAAGAGTACGTTACTCGTCCGTCCGCAGGTGCGTCCGAACGAATGCCATTTAAGTAAGCGAAGTAAGTTGAAAGTGTATGGAGGACGAGATGGGTAACGGTACTACAAGGCTGTATGTCGGCAATCTTTCCTATGGCACCACCAAGGAAACCCTTGAGCAAGCCTTCTCTGGTTACGGAGAGGTTGCGTCTGTCGACATAATCACCGACCGGCAAAGCGGCCGAGCAAAGGGCTTTGCGTTTGTGGAAATGAGCACTCCCGAGGAGGCTGAGGCTGCTAAGCAAGGCTTAAACGGCTCGGAGATTGACGGACGCACGATCAATGTGGACAACGCTCGCACTCAGGCTCATCGGGAGGGCGGCGGTCGCAGCGGTGGACACAGTGGTTATGGAAGCTATGGCGGGAGGTTCGGCGGCCCGCGCAGAGGCGGTCGCACAGGCGGCAGTCGTTGGTAGACCTTTTCGATACTTCGGTCTTGCAGGTGTCAGCGTCCGCGCCTTGCGTGCTTTTGTGCTGGACGGCAGCAAGGGAGGTGTAACGTGCAAAAGGCAAGTGAGGTGATTGGCCGCAGCGTGGTAGCCCGGGAGGGCGGAAAGACCGTCGGTAAGGTCAAGGAGATTGTTCTCAACGAGACCGGGACCCGAGTGCTTGGCTTCGTGGTAGACGAGGGTCTCTTCAAGAGCGATAAGGTGGTTCCTTGGGGGGCAGTTCAGGCCATTGGGCCTGACTCGGTGATAATTACTTCTACCGCGAGTGTGGTGAAGACGGAGGAAGCTCCCGAGATCAAGAGCGTGCTTGACAAGAAGCTGAACGTGCGGGGAACACGGTTGCAGACCACCACCGGGAAGGATCTCGGCAAGATTGACGACTACCAGTTTGATGAAAGTTCTGGAAGCGTCATCGGCTTCGAACTTTCTGGAGGAGTATTCGCGGACGTTTTTAAAGGCAAGAGCTTTCTGCCTACTCCTACCACTCTTGAGCTAGGTCGAGAACTAGCTTTTGTGGGGCCGGAGGCCGAAGCCGCCTTACAA
This region includes:
- the otsB gene encoding trehalose-phosphatase, whose product is MKDFKMTNHDQQRTDLSGSPVELKSPEATPSHLPPSALARFSEIQVTLGHRLPAFFLDFDGTLTPIVSHPEMVSVSTATDNTLRALGARYPVCVVSGRDLPNLRKHLRVPNIYYAGDHGHRLEGPKGSGIELKIDARNSDELMHFAQELRQELHGLEGVILELKQTSLSVHHRLASDEARALVEKAVQDAVRGASSLCLRRGKMVLELRPCHPWNKGSVVGWLLEKLGLDKNRACPICIGDDLTDEDMYEAVAEWGIGIVVAEELDRPTQAKYSLRNPDEVLEFLGKFL
- a CDS encoding RNA-binding protein; the encoded protein is MGNGTTRLYVGNLSYGTTKETLEQAFSGYGEVASVDIITDRQSGRAKGFAFVEMSTPEEAEAAKQGLNGSEIDGRTINVDNARTQAHREGGGRSGGHSGYGSYGGRFGGPRRGGRTGGSRW
- a CDS encoding PRC-barrel domain-containing protein, with the protein product MQKASEVIGRSVVAREGGKTVGKVKEIVLNETGTRVLGFVVDEGLFKSDKVVPWGAVQAIGPDSVIITSTASVVKTEEAPEIKSVLDKKLNVRGTRLQTTTGKDLGKIDDYQFDESSGSVIGFELSGGVFADVFKGKSFLPTPTTLELGRELAFVGPEAEAALQDSSGNPREGSQ